One segment of Panicum virgatum strain AP13 chromosome 1K, P.virgatum_v5, whole genome shotgun sequence DNA contains the following:
- the LOC120650927 gene encoding 65-kDa microtubule-associated protein 3-like has protein sequence MLSLKLRAILFPFQMEPRREELLHELGEMWDEIGEGEEDRRGMLQALEEECLNVYRAKVEQVRQHREQLKREIADSVAEVAAICATIGEPPATVQTACSSLQGTGSLKEDLGSIAPELTEMRRRREERRRQFSDVTERVNRIHQEMNLDGGQPRVVADSSDLTLTKLDELRAYLQHLQSEKESRARKVAELMATLHSSSLVLGMNPREIIAAHGGAHAGDHFSDAAIERLASEIERLREIKRSRMEKLQDLLASMLELWNLMDTPAEEQRRFQGVACNIAASEDEITEPNALSMDFIRSVEAEVVRLETLKECRMKDLVIKKYDELKEIRRRARLPEEDDGDAVAMFDAIDSDAERALILERLEVQISEAKDLEFSRKDVLERMDKWQAALEEESWLEEYNRNENRYNVGKGTHLVLKRAEKARALVSKMPAMAEALTAKVVAWEKERGVKFEYDGEALLDMLEEYSNARKEKEQERKRQRDQRRLQGAAPERDASPVARPPPKNIKNVTRTLSMGGSASKAAPSSRPGTPSYLKSPMSARRGGSDEGQMMASDSFE, from the exons ATGCTCTCCCTGAAGCTGAGGGCCATCCTTTTCCCCTTCCAGATGGAGCCCCGGCGCGAGGAGCTGCTGCACGAGCTCGGG GAGATGTGGGACGAGAtcggggaaggggaggaggaccGGCGGGGGATGCTGCaagcgctggaggaggagtgcCTCAACGTCTACCGCGCCAAGGTCGAGCAGGTGCGGCAGCACAGGGAGCAGCTCAAGCGGGAGATCGCCGACTCCGTCGCCGAGGTCGCCGCCATCTGCGCCACCATCGGCgagccgccggccaccgtgcaGACGGCCTGCTCCTCGCTGCAG GGCACGGGGAGCCTGAAGGAGGACCTGGGCTCGATCGCGCCGGAGCTGACGGagatgaggcggcggcgggaggagaggcggcggcagTTCTCAGACGTGACCGAGCGGGTGAACAGGATCCACCAGGAGATGAACCTAGACGGCGGCCAGCCTCGTGTCGTCGCCGACAGCTCCGACCTCACACTGaccaagctcgacgagctcaGGGCGTACCTACAGCACCTGCAATCGGAGAAG GAAAGTCGCGCCAGGAAGGTGGCAGAGCTCATGGCCACGCTGCACTCTTCGTCCTTGGTTCTCGGCATGAATCCCAGAGAGATCATTGCCGCTCATGGCGGCGCTCATGCCGGCGATCACTTCAGCGATGCCGCGATCGAGAGGCTGGCGTCGGAGATCGAGAGGCTGAGAGAGATCAAACGGAGCCGAATGGAGAAG CTGCAAGACCTGCTCGCCAGCATGCTGGAGCTGTGGAACTTGATGGACACGCCGgcggaggagcagcggcggttCCAGGGCGTCGCCTGCAACATCGCCGCCTCCGAGGACGAGATCACCGAGCCCAACGCGCTCTCCATGGACTTCATACGCAGC gtggaggcggaggtggtGAGGCTCGAGACCCTCAAGGAGTGCCGGATGAAGGACCTCGTCATCAAGAAGTACGACGAGCTCAAGgagatccgccgccgcgcgcgcctgccggaggaggacgacggcgacgccgtggCCATGTTCGACGCCATCGACAGCG ATGCTGAGCGAGCCCTGATCCTGGAGCGGCTGGAGGTGCAGATCTCGGAGGCCAAGGATCTGGAGTTCAGCAGGAAGGATGTCCTCGAGAGGATGGACAAGTGGCAGgccgcgctggaggaggagtccTGGCTCGAGGAGTACAACAGA AACGAGAACAGGTACAATGTGGGGAAAGGGACGCATCTGGTGCTGAAGCGCGCCGAGAAAGCGCGCGCGTTGGTCAGCAAGATGCCGG CAATGGCGGAAGCTCTGACGGCGAAGGTTGTTGCTTGGGAGAAGGAGAGAGGCGTCAAGTTCGAGTACGATGGT GAGGCGCTGCTGGACATGCTGGAGGAGTACAGCaacgcgaggaaggagaaggagcaggagcggaagaGGCAGCGGGACCAGAGGCGGCTGCAGGGAGCGGCGCCGGAGCGGGACGCGTCGCCGgtggcccggccgccgcccaagAACATCAAGAACGTGACGAGGACGCTGTCCATGGGCGGCAGCGCCAGCAaggcggcgccgtcgtcgaggCCAGGCACGCCGAGCTACCTCAAGTCGCCCATGtccgcgcggcggggcggcagcGACGAGGGCCAGATGATGGCGTCCGACTCCTTCGAGTGA